CGTATCGTCGCCGGCCTCCAGCATGGAAATCAGCGTCTCTTGCACCTCGCGGCGACGGATCTTGCCCGTCATATCGCGGGCGAGGTCCTCGAAGTGGTAGAAGGTGCGCGGCACCTTGTACGCGGTAAGGCGCTCGCGGGCGTACTCACGCAGGGTGTCGGATTGGATGATCGCGCCCTCGCGGAGGGTGACACAGGCGACGACGTCTTCCGAGCCGTCGGAACGGGGGCGCCCGACGACGGCGATGTCCTCGATGTCGGGGTGCTGCCTCATCACCTGCTCCACCTCGTCGGGGTAGATGTTAAAGCCGCCGGTGATGATCATTTCCTTAATGCGGGAGACGAGGCGGATGAACCCGTCTTCCTCCATCACGCCCATGTCACCCGTGCGGAACCAGCCGTTGTGGAACGCATTGGCCGTGTCCTCCGGCTTGTTCAGGTAGCCCTTGAACACCTGCGGGCCGCGGGCGAGGAGCTCACCGGGCTCTCCATCCGGCATCGTCTCGTCCAGGTTGTCCGGGTTTGCAATGCGCACCTCGGTGTTGGGGAAGGGCAACCCGATATAACCCGGGCGGTGGTTGCCGTCCATCGGGTTGGCGGTGAGGATGGGCGAGGTCTCGGTCAGTCCGTAGCCTTCCACGAGCACGCCGCCGGTAATGGACTCCCACTTTTCGATCGTTGATGCGGGCAGCGTCGACGCGCCGGAGAAGGAGTTACGGATCGTCGGGTACTTCTTGTCGTTTTCGATCGCGGCGCTGGCGATCTTTTCGTACAGCGTGGGAACGCCGGGGAAGAAGGTGGGCGGGTTCTTCTTGAGCGCCATTGCGATCAGGGAGGGCTCCGGTGAGGGAACCAGGATGACCTCGCCCCCGATACCCAGGGCCAAACCGAGGTTGAGCGCGAGACCGTAGACGTGGAAGAGCGGCAAGATTGCCATGATCTTCTCGCGTTCCTTGCCCAGGTCTTTCACCCACACCAGGCCACCTTTCAACACGGCGTTGAGGTTGCCGTGCGTCAGCTGCGCGCCCTTCGGAGGGCCGGTGGTTCCGGAGGTGTAGAGGATGAGGCACGTGTCATCCTGGGTCACCTTCTCACACGGCTCGTACGGCTTGTCGATTAAGAGGGCTTCCCACGGCATCGTGGCCGGAGCCGGGGCCGTGAGCTTCTCCCGCATCTCCTTCACCTTGCCCACCGGCAGCTTCAGCGCCAGGCGGTAGGACAGCGGCATCTCTTCGATCATGTTGACCGACACGATGGTTGACAACGGGGAATCCTTGCGCAGCGTGGAGAGCGTTCCCGCTGCTTTGTCCCACACAATGGCCACCTTCGCACCGTGGTCTTGGAACTGGGGGAGCAGCTCCGAGGCTGTGTAGAGGGGGTTGTGCTCGACGACGATGGCGCCGATGCGAATAACGGCACAAAAGGCGATGACGTGCTGCGGGCAGTTGGGCATGACAAGGGCGACGCGATCGCCCTTCTTCACGCCGAGCTCCTGCAGGCCGGCCGCA
The nucleotide sequence above comes from Corynebacterium capitovis DSM 44611. Encoded proteins:
- a CDS encoding long-chain-fatty-acid--CoA ligase, whose translation is MSAVEEKAWLKSYAPWTPHEIDLGDDTLVDIYERNLAKHSHRTATWFFGRTMTFADLNEKVVKVAAGLQELGVKKGDRVALVMPNCPQHVIAFCAVIRIGAIVVEHNPLYTASELLPQFQDHGAKVAIVWDKAAGTLSTLRKDSPLSTIVSVNMIEEMPLSYRLALKLPVGKVKEMREKLTAPAPATMPWEALLIDKPYEPCEKVTQDDTCLILYTSGTTGPPKGAQLTHGNLNAVLKGGLVWVKDLGKEREKIMAILPLFHVYGLALNLGLALGIGGEVILVPSPEPSLIAMALKKNPPTFFPGVPTLYEKIASAAIENDKKYPTIRNSFSGASTLPASTIEKWESITGGVLVEGYGLTETSPILTANPMDGNHRPGYIGLPFPNTEVRIANPDNLDETMPDGEPGELLARGPQVFKGYLNKPEDTANAFHNGWFRTGDMGVMEEDGFIRLVSRIKEMIITGGFNIYPDEVEQVMRQHPDIEDIAVVGRPRSDGSEDVVACVTLREGAIIQSDTLREYARERLTAYKVPRTFYHFEDLARDMTGKIRRREVQETLISMLEAGDDTTVGSQASKAE